The Fibrobacter sp. genomic interval ACCCTGTTGGGTCATGTTCAGAGCGGGAATGCTCCCGTCGGCCCCGTAGTCGAACTCTTCCACACAGACCGAGCGTTTGAAACTTCCCCCGCCGGGCAATGCACCGTTGTGATAAAACATATAGTTGCGGCCTTTGTAGTGGGCAACACCGGGGTGATTGGTGCCAATATTGGGATTGCCGAAAATGAAGCCCTTAAATTCCCAGGGTCCGGTTGGTGAGTTGCTGGTTGCATAGCTGATTCTTTGACTGAATCCGGAATAGACCATGTAATAGATCGAATTGCGCTTGTAGAACCATGGCCCCTCGATAAATCCCTCTAACGGTATTCTGGAAGTAACACTCCCCATCGTAGTGATCATATCTTCTCTTAGCCTCACCATACGGAGATTACCATTACCCCAGTAGAGGTAGGCCTGTCCGTCATCATCTATGTAAACTGTCGGATCGATAGCCATTGCTCCTTCCTGTGCTATCCACCTGCCAACCGCATCTACGAACGGGCCTGCAGGATTGTCAGAAACGGCCACACCGATTCTTGCGCCGGTATTGTTGTTGAGCGGCACGTACAGATAGATTTTACCGTTTCTGGGGACAGCCTGAGGAGCCCAGGCATTATCGGTAAACCATTTGAA includes:
- a CDS encoding family 43 glycosylhydrolase — protein: MVNKRSFLLPALLFCAVTVFADNPIVQTWYTADPAPMVYMDTLFLYTSHDEDVTRNNFYTMDDYKLFWTVDMVNWTERGTVLAGRDFKWFTDNAWAPQAVPRNGKIYLYVPLNNNTGARIGVAVSDNPAGPFVDAVGRWIAQEGAMAIDPTVYIDDDGQAYLYWGNGNLRMVRLREDMITTMGSVTSRIPLEGFIEGPWFYKRNSIYYMVYSGFSQRISYATSNSPTGPWEFKGFIFGNPNIGTNHPGVAHYKGRNYMFYHNGALPGGGSFKRSVCVEEFDYGADGSIPALNMTQQGPAPVGTLDPYKRVEAETIAFSRGLKTEKCNDIGGGLNVTSINNGDYIKVREVDFKDGAV